In one Aromatoleum aromaticum EbN1 genomic region, the following are encoded:
- the rsmB gene encoding 16S rRNA (cytosine(967)-C(5))-methyltransferase RsmB, translated as MLPSDGLGYALLQAASLVETVLGGANLTEAYERLLRANPGWPDATRGAVRDLAWGTLRDYGRGDVVLRRLLHKPLPVALHALLLVALHRLEHRPDQAHTVVDQAVDAAAVLAPGLKGVVNGVLRKRLRDEHELAALVEADEAARYRHPAWWVAQVRAAWPGDWEAALEAGNQRPPMALRVNRTRASVEAVEAELRNAGIGSRRLANDALVLDKPVPVASLPGFATGRVSVQDAGAQWAARWLDLAPGQRVLDACAAPGGKAAHILETKPVELVALELDPKRVQRIRDNLERLGLDAQVLRADCRALDTWWDGRPFDRILADVPCSASGVARRHPDIKWLRRREDVRRFAAQQADIVDALWPTLAPGGRMLYVTCSVFNEENTAQIARLSARHPDLERLEIDGRLERQLLPATDHDGFFYALLGKRR; from the coding sequence GTGCTTCCGAGCGACGGTCTTGGCTACGCCCTGCTGCAAGCGGCATCTCTCGTCGAAACGGTCCTCGGAGGTGCCAATTTGACCGAGGCTTACGAGCGGCTGTTGCGCGCGAATCCGGGCTGGCCGGATGCGACGCGCGGTGCGGTGCGCGATCTGGCATGGGGAACGCTGCGCGACTACGGGCGTGGCGACGTCGTCCTGCGCCGCCTGTTGCACAAACCCTTGCCGGTCGCGCTGCATGCCCTGTTGCTGGTTGCGCTGCATCGCCTCGAGCACCGTCCGGATCAGGCGCACACGGTCGTGGACCAGGCGGTCGATGCGGCGGCAGTTCTCGCGCCGGGGCTCAAAGGCGTCGTCAACGGCGTGTTGCGCAAGCGGCTGCGCGACGAGCACGAGCTGGCGGCGCTCGTCGAAGCGGATGAGGCGGCGCGCTATCGCCATCCCGCATGGTGGGTGGCGCAGGTACGTGCTGCCTGGCCCGGCGACTGGGAGGCCGCGCTCGAAGCGGGCAACCAACGGCCTCCGATGGCGCTGCGAGTCAATCGCACGCGAGCGAGTGTCGAGGCGGTCGAAGCGGAACTGCGTAACGCCGGAATCGGCTCCCGGCGGCTCGCGAACGATGCGCTCGTGCTCGACAAGCCGGTGCCGGTCGCGAGCCTGCCGGGTTTCGCGACTGGGCGCGTTTCAGTGCAGGACGCGGGAGCGCAGTGGGCAGCGCGGTGGCTGGATCTCGCGCCGGGCCAGCGGGTACTCGACGCGTGCGCGGCGCCGGGCGGCAAGGCTGCCCATATCCTCGAGACGAAGCCGGTCGAACTCGTCGCGCTGGAGCTCGATCCGAAACGCGTCCAGCGCATCCGCGACAACCTCGAGCGCCTCGGCCTGGACGCGCAAGTGCTGAGGGCCGATTGCCGCGCTCTCGACACGTGGTGGGATGGCCGGCCGTTCGACCGCATTCTTGCCGATGTTCCCTGTTCGGCGTCGGGTGTCGCGCGCCGGCATCCGGACATCAAGTGGCTGCGGCGACGCGAGGACGTCCGCCGCTTCGCCGCGCAGCAAGCCGACATCGTCGACGCGCTGTGGCCGACGCTGGCGCCCGGTGGCAGGATGCTTTACGTCACCTGCTCCGTTTTCAACGAAGAAAATACAGCCCAGATCGCGCGGCTGAGTGCCCGCCATCCCGATCTCGAGCGGCTCGAAATCGACGGCCGGCTCGAGCGCCAGTTGCTGCCTGCTACGGACCATGACGGTTTTTTCTACGCGCTCCTCGGCAAGCGTCGCTAA
- a CDS encoding sulfite exporter TauE/SafE family protein has protein sequence MSDSETLLFFLGLAAFLAGFVDAVVGGGGLVQIPALFTAFPASLPATLFGTNKLASIVGTSSAAIQYARRVAIPWRVALPAAASALAGAWFGARAVAYLSPTALKPVILLLLILVAIYTFIRKDFGTANATAEPLHATAPALLIGASVGFYDGFFGPGTGSFLIFLFVRFLAMDFLRASVTAKIVNVATNLAAIAFFTSHVAILWQAAGVMACSNLVGALVGSRLALRHGAGFVRKMFLGVVTALIGKMLFDVIVG, from the coding sequence ATGTCCGATTCCGAAACGCTGCTGTTCTTTCTCGGGCTTGCCGCGTTTCTTGCCGGGTTTGTCGATGCGGTGGTCGGCGGCGGTGGACTCGTGCAGATCCCGGCGCTGTTCACCGCTTTCCCCGCAAGTCTGCCGGCGACGCTGTTCGGTACCAACAAGCTGGCGAGCATCGTCGGCACGAGCAGCGCGGCGATTCAGTATGCGCGGCGGGTGGCAATTCCGTGGCGGGTCGCGCTGCCGGCTGCGGCCTCTGCGCTTGCCGGAGCATGGTTCGGAGCGCGTGCCGTCGCATATCTGTCGCCGACAGCGCTCAAGCCGGTGATCCTGCTGTTGCTGATACTGGTCGCAATCTACACGTTCATTCGGAAGGACTTTGGCACGGCAAATGCCACGGCCGAACCACTGCACGCGACTGCGCCGGCGCTGCTGATCGGTGCAAGCGTGGGGTTCTATGACGGTTTCTTCGGGCCGGGAACCGGAAGTTTCCTGATCTTCCTGTTCGTCCGCTTCCTGGCGATGGACTTTCTCCGCGCGTCAGTGACGGCGAAGATCGTGAATGTCGCGACGAACCTCGCGGCGATCGCGTTCTTCACTTCGCATGTCGCGATCCTGTGGCAGGCCGCCGGCGTGATGGCCTGCTCCAACCTCGTTGGCGCACTCGTCGGTTCGCGGCTTGCGCTGCGTCACGGCGCGGGCTTCGTACGGAAAATGTTTCTCGGTGTCGTAACGGCGCTGATCGGGAAGATGCTGTTCGATGTCATCGTCGGGTGA
- a CDS encoding DUF4390 domain-containing protein: MTVFSTRSSASVAKLLRAALLALVVGLLPLPAVAEGDIGYAEIVASEEGYVVNADIDLDLNERLADAVTHGVSLYFTAEFIVEQPRWYWFDETVVERSLNFRLSYHAITRSFRLSVGNFHQSFDTLDSAVRTMLRIRNWQIVPIDELDTGESYRAALRFFLDTSLLPKPFQVTALGSRDWNLGTDWMRWTFLAGAPR; the protein is encoded by the coding sequence ATGACGGTTTTTTCTACGCGCTCCTCGGCAAGCGTCGCTAAGCTGCTGCGAGCCGCGCTGCTCGCGCTGGTCGTCGGCCTGCTGCCGCTGCCGGCGGTCGCGGAAGGGGATATCGGTTACGCCGAGATCGTCGCGAGCGAAGAGGGTTACGTGGTCAACGCCGACATCGACCTCGACCTCAACGAGCGGCTGGCCGATGCGGTGACCCATGGTGTATCGCTGTATTTCACCGCCGAATTCATCGTTGAGCAGCCGCGCTGGTACTGGTTCGACGAGACTGTCGTCGAGCGCTCGCTGAATTTCCGCCTTTCGTACCACGCGATCACGCGCAGCTTCCGCCTGTCGGTCGGCAACTTCCACCAGAGTTTCGACACGCTGGATTCGGCGGTGCGGACGATGTTGCGGATCCGCAACTGGCAGATCGTCCCGATCGACGAACTCGATACGGGCGAATCGTATCGTGCCGCGTTGCGCTTTTTCCTCGACACCAGCCTGCTGCCGAAGCCGTTCCAGGTCACCGCACTCGGCAGCCGGGACTGGAACCTCGGGACCGACTGGATGCGGTGGACGTTCCTCGCCGGTGCTCCGCGATGA
- a CDS encoding SIR2 family NAD-dependent protein deacylase yields MRMGRTDESAQCFARCASLIEQADGLLITAGAGLGVDSGLPDFRGSGGFWRVYPALGRARLHFQDIACPDAFRERPRLAWGFYGHRLKLYRQTEPAPTFHILRAIARRLSDGAFVFTSNVDGQFQRAGFDSGRIVECHGSIHHLQCLDGCMGDVWPADAFAPEIDEEACMLLNDFPACPWCKGLARPNVLMFGDGTWIEHRMRTQLARLDAWRSKVDRLLVIEVGAGTAIPSVRLFGEGQDAPIIRINRDEAKTVADRGVSLAMTGVEAMRGIAAALIERGFLGR; encoded by the coding sequence ATGCGCATGGGTCGAACGGATGAGTCAGCACAGTGCTTCGCCCGATGCGCCAGCCTGATCGAGCAGGCCGATGGACTGCTGATCACCGCCGGCGCCGGCCTGGGTGTCGATTCAGGGTTGCCGGATTTTCGCGGTAGCGGGGGTTTCTGGCGTGTGTATCCGGCTCTCGGTCGTGCGCGTCTGCACTTCCAGGACATCGCATGCCCGGATGCGTTTCGCGAGCGACCGCGGCTTGCCTGGGGTTTCTACGGTCACCGGCTGAAGCTCTACCGGCAGACCGAGCCCGCGCCGACGTTCCACATCCTCCGCGCGATTGCACGCCGGCTGTCTGATGGCGCTTTCGTTTTTACCAGCAACGTGGACGGCCAGTTTCAGCGGGCGGGTTTCGATTCGGGGCGTATTGTCGAATGCCACGGCTCGATCCATCACCTGCAGTGCCTGGACGGCTGCATGGGGGACGTGTGGCCCGCCGACGCCTTCGCGCCGGAGATCGACGAGGAGGCATGCATGCTGTTGAACGATTTTCCGGCTTGTCCATGGTGCAAGGGGCTGGCCCGGCCGAATGTCCTGATGTTTGGGGATGGCACGTGGATCGAGCATCGCATGCGGACCCAACTCGCTCGACTGGACGCGTGGCGCAGCAAGGTCGACCGGCTGCTGGTCATCGAGGTCGGCGCCGGTACGGCAATCCCGTCCGTGCGCCTCTTCGGCGAGGGTCAAGACGCGCCGATCATCCGGATCAACCGCGACGAGGCCAAGACCGTCGCCGATCGTGGCGTGTCGCTGGCGATGACGGGAGTCGAGGCGATGCGTGGGATCGCGGCGGCGCTCATCGAGCGGGGGTTTCTGGGCCGATGA